The Microterricola viridarii genome segment GGCGCCTCCCTGTCGCTCCGCAAGCAGGCCGCGCTGCGCGTGCGCCTGCCGCTGGCCAAGCTCACCGTCGTGGCATCCGGCACCGCCGACATGGCCGTGTTCGAGTCGATCGTGCGCGATGAGCTCAACGTGAAGTCGGTCGAGTTCGTCGAGCTCGCCGAGGACAGCGCCGCGCGGTACGGCATCACCAGCAAGCTCACCGTCAACGCCCGTGCGGCCGGCCCGCGCCTCGGCAAGGGCGTGCAGCAGGTCATCCAGGCCGCTCGAGGTGGCGACTGGAGCGAGAACAACGGCGTCGTCACGGCCGGCGGCGTTGAGCTGGTCGCGGGGAGTACGACCTCGTGCTCGAGACCGCGTCCGGCGGGGAGGGCCAGGCGCTGGCCCTGCTGCCCGGCGGCGGCTTCGTGCTGCTCGACACCACCACCACGGCCGAGTTGGAGGCGGAGGGCCTCGCCCGCGACGTGATCCGCGCCGTGCAGGACGCCCGCAAGGCTGCCGGCCTCGAGGTCAGCGACCGCATCACCCTGAGCCTGACCGTGTCTGCAGACGGCCTCGCCGCCGTGCAGCAGCACGCAGAGCTGATCGCCGCCGAGACGCTCGCCACGGCCGTGTCGGTCGCGGCGGCATCCGGTACCGAAGAACTGGCACAGCTGGCCGGCGGCGCCAGCGTGCACATTGGAGTAGTGAAGGCATGACCGACGACAACGGCGCATACACGCCAGACGACGAGTACGCGGATGCCGCGGCAGCCGTCTACCAGGAGCTGCTCGGCCGCGTCGGAGAGGTGAACCCGCAGCCGCGGCTCGAGCCGACCCGCCGAGCCGTCGAACTGCTCGGCGACCCGCAGCGCTCGTACCCGATGATCCACGTCACCGGCACCAACGGCAAGACCAGCACGAGCCGGATGATCGAGAGCCTGCTGCGCGCCCACGGACTGCGCACCGGCCTGCTCACCAGCCCGCACCTGGTCAGCTTCAACGAGCGCATCGTCATCGACGGCGAGCCGATCAGCAACGAGGCGCTCGCCCACAACTGGGCGGACATCGCGCCCTACATTGCGATGGTCGACACCGAGCTGCTCGCAGCCGGCGAGGTGCCGCTGACGTTCTTCGAGGCGCTGACGGTGCTGGCGTTCGCCAGCTTCGCCGACGCGCCCGTCGACGTCGCAGTCGTCGAGGTCGGCATGGGCGGGGAGTGGGATTCCACCAACATCGCCGACGGCCAGGTCGCCGTCTTCGCCCCGATCGCCCTCGACCACCTCGGCCGGCTCGGCGACACCATCGCCGAGATCGCGCGCACCAAGTCCGGCATCATCAAGCCGGCCGCGGCCGTCGTGTCCGCGGTGCAGGCACCGGAGGCACTGGCCGAGCTGGTGCGCGCGGCCGAGCTCACCGAGTCGAGTCTCTCAGTGCAGGGCGCAGCCCCTGGCTTCGAGCTGCTCAGCAGCACCGTCGCCGTCGGCGGCCAGCTGATCACCGTGCGGGGGCTGGCCGGCACCTACAGCGAGCACTTCCTGCCGCTCTACGGCAGCCACCAGGCGCACAACGCCGCACTGGCCATCGCGGCAGTCGAGTCGTTCCTGGGCGGTGGAACGCAGGCGATTGCCGAGGACATCCTCACCGAGGGCCTCGGGGGAGTCACCTCGCCCGGCCGCCTGCAGCTGGTCGGCATCGAGCCGACCGTGATCGTGGATGCCGCACACAACCCGCACGGCGCGGCCTCGCTGGTCGCGGCGCTCGGCGCCTACTTCGACTTCGACGAGATCGCGGTCGTGCTCGGCGTGCTCGCCGACAAGGACGCCCGCGGCATCATCGACGCGCTGGCGCCGGTCGCCACCCGCTTCCACGTGACCCAGTCCGGCTCCGACCGCGCCATTGACGCCTACGAGCTCGGCGAGCTCGTCTCCGCCGTGGCGACCGAGGACGCGGTGTTCGTCTCGAACGACCCCGTTGAGGCGCTGCAGAGCGCACGGGAGTGGGCGGCCGCGGCACCGCGTCGCGCCGTCGTCGTCACCGGGTCGATCACCCTGGTCGCCGACGCGCTCGTCATCGCCGACGCCGAGAACTGGAAGCAGTCGTGAGCGCCCCCTCCACGCGGCCCGCGAGCTCGGTCCAGCGCTCGCTCGCCTCGATCGTGCTCGGATTCGAGCTCGTCGTGATCTTCCTGGCGACTCTCGTCATCGCGTTCGGCCCCGGTGCCGTGCTGCCGCCCTGGGTGATGCTCACGGTCGGCGGCGTGGTCTGCCTGCTCGCGATCGCCACGATGGGCCTGCTCCGTTACCGCTGGG includes the following:
- a CDS encoding bifunctional folylpolyglutamate synthase/dihydrofolate synthase; its protein translation is MTDDNGAYTPDDEYADAAAAVYQELLGRVGEVNPQPRLEPTRRAVELLGDPQRSYPMIHVTGTNGKTSTSRMIESLLRAHGLRTGLLTSPHLVSFNERIVIDGEPISNEALAHNWADIAPYIAMVDTELLAAGEVPLTFFEALTVLAFASFADAPVDVAVVEVGMGGEWDSTNIADGQVAVFAPIALDHLGRLGDTIAEIARTKSGIIKPAAAVVSAVQAPEALAELVRAAELTESSLSVQGAAPGFELLSSTVAVGGQLITVRGLAGTYSEHFLPLYGSHQAHNAALAIAAVESFLGGGTQAIAEDILTEGLGGVTSPGRLQLVGIEPTVIVDAAHNPHGAASLVAALGAYFDFDEIAVVLGVLADKDARGIIDALAPVATRFHVTQSGSDRAIDAYELGELVSAVATEDAVFVSNDPVEALQSAREWAAAAPRRAVVVTGSITLVADALVIADAENWKQS
- a CDS encoding DUF4233 domain-containing protein, whose product is MSAPSTRPASSVQRSLASIVLGFELVVIFLATLVIAFGPGAVLPPWVMLTVGGVVCLLAIATMGLLRYRWAYSLGWGVQAVVVLSGFFNPAMFFIGALFAGMWAYCMITGARLDRQKAAYQQ